The Campylobacter hyointestinalis subsp. hyointestinalis nucleotide sequence GGCAAATACGTTTGCAAGGAGTGTTTAAAATGATAGTTTTTGGAAGTGAGTTTGTGCCGTATTCAAAGATCGTTTTAGAAGATTTTAGCCTTTTAAATTTAAAAAAACAAGCCGAGTTTCTAAGAGTAAATTCAAAAAAACAAGCTATTTTTGCAAATGCAAACTCAGTTAAATTTATAGTCTGTGATAATCTTAGCTTCGCTAGAGTTCTTCAAAGCATAGCAAATGACTATCTATTTGATTCTAAAATAGCTCTTCTTGTAAATGACGATATAGAGCTAGAAGCGGCGTGCGATGCAAGAATAGACGCCGTGATATATAAAAATATATTAGGATAATATATGGAAGTTTTTAAAACGACTGCGTTTATGGTTATTTTGATGCTTTTATTTGTTAGCGTAGGCTTTTATATCGGCGGGACTAATGGTATGATTATGGCATTTTTGATAGCTTCAGCGATGAATTTCTTTAGCTATTTTTATAGCGATAAGCTTATACTAAAACACTTTAATGCCATGCCAGTTAGTCAAAATAGCCAAATTTATCTGCTTGTAAAAGAGCTAACAAGCAGAGCAAACCTACCTATGCCAAAAGTCTATATCATAGATGATAATGCCCCAAACGCCTTTGCAACCGGTAGAAATCACGAAAATGCAGCAGTAGCACTCACTAGCGGACTTATAAATTTAATGAATGAAAATGAGATAAAAGCCGTTGTAGCCCACGAACTTGGGCATATCAAGCACTATGATATTTTAACAGGAAGCATAGCGGCAGTTTTTGCAGGCGCTCTGTCTTTGATATCAAATTTCGCTCAGCTTGGAACCATTAAAAATGAAAATCGTCCAAATATGATAACAACTATCGCTTTAGCAGTGATTACGCCATTAGTAGCTAGTATAATTCAGATGAGTATATCAAGAAGTAGAGAGTATGAAGCAGATCGTTTTTCAGCTATCACGACTCAAAACCCGCAGTGGCTCATAGATGCTTTATCGAAGCTAGAAAACTACTCGCAAAATCACGCTGTGCTAAAAAATGCAGATCCGCAGACCGCTCATATGTTTATCATAAATCCATTTGGCAATGTAAAATCAAATTTAAGCAATCTTTTTAGAACTCATCCAACCACGTCAGATAGGATACAAAAACTAAAACAGATGACAAATCAAAGCCCAGCAGCAAGGTATTTTAACTCATTATAAGCAAATTTATATAATTTTTCTTGGTATATCCTTGCTTAATTTTACTAAGATATCATAGCTTATAGTTCTAAAAAACTCAGCCCAGACATTTGCATCATCAAAAACGCAAACTTTAGACCCTGCATCTATAGTACTAAAGCTATCCATAGACATTTTACCTAGAATTTTTTGTCCGTTTGCCAAATGCAAATCCCCTACCCCGCAGTATCTAAGAAGCCCATCTCCATAGCCTAAGTCATAAGTAGCGATATCTAAATCAAGACTAGCCACAAATACTCCGCCGTATCCGACGCATTCTCCTTTTGCTAGTACTCGTTTGCTAACTCTATGAGCCCACAGGCTAAGAACTTTTTTTAAATTTAAACTATCATTAAACTGCGCATAACCAAACTGAGCGATCCCAACTCTTACAAGCTCATCACCAAAGCCAGTCGCTCTTTCAAGCGCAGCTGAATTATGCGAGTGAAAAACTCCTTTTGGTAAATTAAACTTATCAAAAAGCTCTATTAATCTCGCCTTTGCTATTTCAAAATTTTCTTTTTGCACGAAATATTCACCGCTAAGCTCATCACTACTTCTAAAATGAGTATAAGCACCGCATATCTTAAGATCCATTTTTTTAGCTATTTCAAATGCACTTTGTAAATCGCATAGTTTAAGACCGTTTCTATGCATCATAGTATCGATAGCTAAATGAACTTTTAGTCCTTTTTTTAAATTTAAAAGATTGCTTATATCATTTATGGCATATATAAATTTAGGATTTTCATCTCCAGTGGGGATATGTGATAGCACGATTATATTTTCGAAAAAGGAGCTGATCTCTTCAGCCTCTCTAGTGCTTTTTACACACGCCCATTTTATACCAAATTCACTTGCGAGCTTAGCCATCAAACTAGCACCGTGCCCATAAGCATTGTCTTTTAAAACGGCGATCACTTTTTCTTTGTCGCCTACTTTATTTGAAATTTGAGTTAGATTATGCAAATAAGCATTTTTATCTATGATGATCTCAGACATTAAAACTTACACCAAATCTCTTATATACGTAAGGTAAGATTTTTCTTATAGAGTAGTCATAAGCGTAGAACTCTTTATAAAGATCTTTTAGACTCTTATCTTTACAAGACTCGAAGTCAAAGACGTTTGAATTGCCTTGTTTTGGTACATTTTTATCCAAAACTTCAAAAAAAGCATCTCTTGCTTTTAGCATTGATTCTATCTGATTTTTTATAAATTCTCTCTCTTGTTCTGATACTTCTTCCATTATTTCTCCTTATGCTATTGCTCGACTAGTATCTTCATCTTATCGCCGACTAGTTTTACGTAAAGGGTTTTGATACCGTCAAATTTATACGTAGCAGTTCTGTATTTTTCTTTGAAACTTACTCTAAAAAACGAGCCTTCTGATGTAGATGGATATGGGCTAATGCTAAATTTAGTAAATTGTATAAATTTGTCCTCTTTCTTTGAAAAAATACTCTTTTTCATATTAGCAAAATCACTGAATTTCATACCGTCAAATCTCAAAAACTCTTTATCATAAAAGTCCAAATACGCTTTTACATCGCTATCTACCCATGCTTTTTTCCATTTAAAAAGCTCGGCAAAGATAGTCGCGATCTGCGCACTTGAAGCCTCTGTTACGTTATTTTCATTTATAAGAACCATTCCACCGTTATCTTTTAAAATTTCATCAAACTGAATGATTTTATCATTTTCAAATGCCACGCAACCTTTAGTTTTATACGTATCTATCCTCATATTTCCATTCATAGGAAAGCCGTGTATCCAGATACCACCGCCTGTTCTTCCTTTTACTTTATCATAGATATTTGGGTATGAAAGGCTAAAAGCAACTGGTCCGTAGTAGTTATCACTAGGTATAAAACGTCTTGTTATCTCATAAACACCAACAGGGGTTTTTAGATCTCCCTCGACTAATTTATCACCCATTAAACCAGTTAGTACTTCATTGTTAAATTTATTAGTCAGTTTTCCGTCTTTATAATCATATAGGCTTAGATTTTTAGCTTTTTTATCCACCACGACTAAAAAAATATCGTCTTCGTAATATCCGTATTTTGTATCCATATTTCCGATACGTTTTTCCCAATAATTTTTGCTTTGAAGATTTGATTCGATAGCATTTTGAACTGCGAGTATTCCTTCATCTAAATATATCTGCTCAAGATCTTTTCCAAACAAGCCGCTAAGACAAGCCAAAACCAATAACCCAAACTTCCTCACTATTTGCCCCTTAAATTTTAAATATAAAAGGCATTATTATAACTTAAGATTTTTAAATTTTCAGTTAGTTTTTACTAAAGTTCATATATTATTTCATAATATTTCAATACAAAGGATATAATATGACTAAATTCATGTTGTCTGCTGCATTAGCGGCTGTATTTGCTTTTGGCGCAGATATCGACGTAAATGGCGCTTTTGCAAAAGCTACTCCGCCAAATGCGCAAAATAGTGCGGCTTTTATGACTATTACAAACAACACAGATCAAAACATATCTCTTGTTTCTGCTAGCAATAGCGTTAGTAAATTCACAGAGCTTCACACTCACGTAAGCGAAAACGGAATGAAAAAAATGATTCAAATTCCGCAAATCGACATTCCAGCTAAAAGTAGCGTTGAGCTAAAACCAGGCGGTCTTCACATAATGATGATAGGTCTTAGCAAAGCTGTAAATCCTGGAGATAAAGTAGATCTTACTCTAAACTTTAGCAATGGTAAATCTATCGATCTAAAAGGCGTAGAAGCTAAAAAACTACAACCTATGAAAAAATAGGTAATTTTGGGCGAGTTTCGCCCAAATTCTTACTTCACTCTTATAAAATTCTCTTTTTTTACCACCTTTTAGATTTAACAATAAAATCATCAAATAGCTTTCTTAAGATTTTAATTTAACTTCAAATTTGGTATAATCAAATAAAGGAGCAGATATGTTCAATAATAAAAATATTCTAATAACTGGTGGAACCGGAAGTTTTGGAAAAAAATATACAAAGATTTTGCTTCAAAACTATAAACCAAATAAAATAATCATCTACTCACGAGACGAACTAAAACAGTATGAAATGGCAAGTGAATTCGGCGAAAAATGTATGCGCTACTTCATAGGCGACGTACGCGACGAAAAACGTCTTAAAACTGCGATGAACGGCGTGGATTACGTCATTCACGCTGCTGCTATGAAGCATGTCCCTATAGCCGAATATAACCCAATGGAGTGCATCAAAACAAATATAAACGGCGCACAAAATGTTATAAACGCTAGCCTTGAATGCGGCGTGCAAAAAGTCATCGCTCTTAGCACCGATAAAGCCTGCAACCCAGTAAATTTATACGGTGCTACAAAACTTGCAAGCGATAAGCTTTTTATAGCTGCAAATAACATAGCAGGAAATAAACCTACTCGGTTTAGCGTTGTACGTTATGGCAATGTAGTAGGAAGTCGTGGTTCAGTAGTACCACTATTTAAAAAGCTCATCGCAAACGGTGCACGTGATCTTCCTATAACAGATACAAGGATGACTAGATTTTGGATCACGTTGGAACAAGGCGTAAATTTCGTGCTTAAAAACTTTGCTCGTATGCAAGGCGGAGAGCTATTTATCCCTAAAATTCCGTCTATGAAAATGACTGATTTAGCTAAAGCTTTAGCTCCGAATTTGGGTATTAAAATTATCGGCATAAGACCCGGTGAAAAACTTCATGAAACTATGATCAGCAAAGACGATGCTCACTTGACTTATGAGTTTAATGATCACTATGTTATAGCTCCATCTATACATTTTTTAACCGAACCAAATTTTAGTCTAAATTTACTCGGAGAAAAAGGCTTAAAAATAAATG carries:
- a CDS encoding L,D-transpeptidase family protein, whose protein sequence is MVRKFGLLVLACLSGLFGKDLEQIYLDEGILAVQNAIESNLQSKNYWEKRIGNMDTKYGYYEDDIFLVVVDKKAKNLSLYDYKDGKLTNKFNNEVLTGLMGDKLVEGDLKTPVGVYEITRRFIPSDNYYGPVAFSLSYPNIYDKVKGRTGGGIWIHGFPMNGNMRIDTYKTKGCVAFENDKIIQFDEILKDNGGMVLINENNVTEASSAQIATIFAELFKWKKAWVDSDVKAYLDFYDKEFLRFDGMKFSDFANMKKSIFSKKEDKFIQFTKFSISPYPSTSEGSFFRVSFKEKYRTATYKFDGIKTLYVKLVGDKMKILVEQ
- a CDS encoding alanine racemase, with the translated sequence MSEIIIDKNAYLHNLTQISNKVGDKEKVIAVLKDNAYGHGASLMAKLASEFGIKWACVKSTREAEEISSFFENIIVLSHIPTGDENPKFIYAINDISNLLNLKKGLKVHLAIDTMMHRNGLKLCDLQSAFEIAKKMDLKICGAYTHFRSSDELSGEYFVQKENFEIAKARLIELFDKFNLPKGVFHSHNSAALERATGFGDELVRVGIAQFGYAQFNDSLNLKKVLSLWAHRVSKRVLAKGECVGYGGVFVASLDLDIATYDLGYGDGLLRYCGVGDLHLANGQKILGKMSMDSFSTIDAGSKVCVFDDANVWAEFFRTISYDILVKLSKDIPRKII
- the pseB gene encoding UDP-N-acetylglucosamine 4,6-dehydratase (inverting) codes for the protein MFNNKNILITGGTGSFGKKYTKILLQNYKPNKIIIYSRDELKQYEMASEFGEKCMRYFIGDVRDEKRLKTAMNGVDYVIHAAAMKHVPIAEYNPMECIKTNINGAQNVINASLECGVQKVIALSTDKACNPVNLYGATKLASDKLFIAANNIAGNKPTRFSVVRYGNVVGSRGSVVPLFKKLIANGARDLPITDTRMTRFWITLEQGVNFVLKNFARMQGGELFIPKIPSMKMTDLAKALAPNLGIKIIGIRPGEKLHETMISKDDAHLTYEFNDHYVIAPSIHFLTEPNFSLNLLGEKGLKINGEFEYSSNTNKEWLDSVGLNKMLENA
- a CDS encoding copper chaperone PCu(A)C; the protein is MTKFMLSAALAAVFAFGADIDVNGAFAKATPPNAQNSAAFMTITNNTDQNISLVSASNSVSKFTELHTHVSENGMKKMIQIPQIDIPAKSSVELKPGGLHIMMIGLSKAVNPGDKVDLTLNFSNGKSIDLKGVEAKKLQPMKK
- the htpX gene encoding zinc metalloprotease HtpX, which produces MEVFKTTAFMVILMLLFVSVGFYIGGTNGMIMAFLIASAMNFFSYFYSDKLILKHFNAMPVSQNSQIYLLVKELTSRANLPMPKVYIIDDNAPNAFATGRNHENAAVALTSGLINLMNENEIKAVVAHELGHIKHYDILTGSIAAVFAGALSLISNFAQLGTIKNENRPNMITTIALAVITPLVASIIQMSISRSREYEADRFSAITTQNPQWLIDALSKLENYSQNHAVLKNADPQTAHMFIINPFGNVKSNLSNLFRTHPTTSDRIQKLKQMTNQSPAARYFNSL
- the cmeU gene encoding CmeU family protein gives rise to the protein MEEVSEQEREFIKNQIESMLKARDAFFEVLDKNVPKQGNSNVFDFESCKDKSLKDLYKEFYAYDYSIRKILPYVYKRFGVSFNV